A single window of Pyxicephalus adspersus chromosome 10, UCB_Pads_2.0, whole genome shotgun sequence DNA harbors:
- the MYPN gene encoding myopalladin isoform X3: protein MWFCEGKELENSPYIQIHKTGDLNTLVITEAFEEDTGRYSCFASNIYGTDSTSAEIYVEGASSSDSESDSGKTDMDQSQAEHLSSVTPEIPKEAVRHEITVPITVVQNVQPTVMQPSSNTYLQGLDGRPIMAAPVFTKTLQDIMASEGQLVVFESRVKGSPSPKVEWYREGTLIEDSPDFRILQKKPRSMAEPEEICTLVIAEVFSEDSGMFTCTASNKYGTTSSTAQLTVKGSNETTNKPPITISTINIDAFRREPLPATPPPPPPPPPVVEPPLKPKLEGVLVNHNEPRPSSKIGLRVHFKLPEDDKGSESSSDDGFITAKNYGSNNQDMFNGQSNAAFALKEPPPVFAKPKLDPMKLQQLHNQVINEQQFQPPSPNSPERDPPLNSAGQNSVSPYMYARPQQNLVKTDPVNAYPAPPANTVLQTRPWTVGTQNTTSSYPEFVPLLSSAGQAPFGPPDSVVSSSLSTLPSKNNFQAQTVLPTPVSPPRIQNPVAFLSSVLPSLPSTPAPTNSMGLPKSYSAPLQTTLRKNVNIVRFTPQDQIRENKDLVVRELENKLSFREEAPLRQQEYKISSFEQRLMNEIEFRLERTPVDESDDEVEHDEIPTGKCIAPIFDRRLKHFRVVEGASVTFTCKVVGIPIPKVYWFKDGKQISKKNEHCKMRREADGTCSLHIEYANNDDDGNYTIMAANPQGRISCSGHLLVQTVPIRNRSIPTVLAHRVRPRQPEVENESVQERCFRPYFLQAPGDMVAHEGRLCRLDCKVSGLPPPDIMWLLNGRPVSPDATHKMLVRENGIHSLLIDPLSQADAGTYTCIATNKTGQNSFSLELSVMAKEVQRAPVFLEKLQNCGVPEGHPVRLESRVIGMPPPVFYWKKDNETIPAHRQRIGMHQDATGYVCLLIQPAKKEDAGWYTLSAKNEAGIVSCTARLDIYAQWHQQIPQPIKKIRIPSNRYSTFSAPSLDILQPYPTAETPLSFMSPARDVVESDEL, encoded by the exons AT GTGGTTTTGTGAAGGGAAGGAACTTGAAAACTCTCCATATATTCAAATCCACAAAACAGGGGATCTGAACACTTTAGTTATCACTGAGGCATTTGAAGAGGACACTGGACGTTATTCCTGTTTTGcatcaaatatttatggaacagATTCAACATCTGCAGAGATTTATGTAGAAG GAGCATCATCCTCTGATTCTGAAAGTGACTCGGGCAAGACTGACATGGATCA GTCACAAGCTGAACATCTGTCATCAGTTACTCCAGAGATACCAAAGGAAGCTGTTCGCCACGAAATAACGGTTCCTATCACAGTTGTACAAAATGTACAACCAACAGTAATGCAGCCG aGCTCAAATACATACCTACAAGGACTGGATGGAAGACCAATAATGGCTGCCCCTGTTTTTACCAAG ACATTGCAGGACATAATGGCCTCTGAGGGCCAGTTAGTTGTGTTCGAAAGCAGAGTCAAGGGATCTCCTTCTCCCAAGGTGGAATGGTACAGAGAAGGAACTCTGATTGAAGATTCTCCAGACTTTCGAATTCTGCAGAAAA AACCTCGATCTATGGCAGAACCAG AAGAGATATGCACTTTAGTCATTGCAGAAGTCTTCTCTGAAGATTCAGGCATGTTTACATGTACAGCAAGCAACAAATACGGAACCACTTCAAGCACTGCCCAATTGACAGTGAAAG GTTCCAATGAAACTACTAACAAACCTCCCATAACCATAAGCACAATCAACATTGATGCTTTTAGACGGGAACCGTTGCCAGCAACTCCGCCACCTCCACCTCCACCACCACCGGTGGTTGAACCACCTCTAAAACCCAAGTTGGAGGGAGTTCTAGTGAACCACAATGAACCAAGACCAAGTTCCAAAATTGGTTTAAGAGTTCATTTCAAGCTGCCTGAAGATGACAAAGGAAGTGAAAGTTCATCTGATGATGGTTTTATTACTGCAAAGAACTATGGGTCAAATAATCAGGATATGTTTAATGGTCAATCAAACGCAGCATTTGCTTTAAAGGAGCCACCACCAGTATTTGCTAAGCCTAAACT agatCCAATGAAATTACAACAGCTGCATAATCAAGTAATAAATGAGCAGCAGTTTCAACCTCCATCTCCAAATTCCCCAGAAAGAGATCCCCCACTGAATTCAGCTGGCCAAAATTCTGTGTCACCTTATATGTATGCTCGTCCTCAGCAGAATTTGGTGAAAACAGATCCAGTAAATGCATACCCAGCACCTCCAGCCAACACAGTTTTACAGACCAGGCCATGGACAGTTGGCACTCAGAATACCACCAGCAGTTACCCTGAGTTTGTACCACTTTTGTCCTCTGCTGGACAAGCACCATTCGGTCCTCCAGATTCAGTGGTATCTTCATCGCTTTCTACATTGCCTAGCAAGAACAATTTCCAAGCACAAACTGTATTACCAACCCCTGTCTCTCCTCCACGCATTCAAAATCCTGTCGCCTTTCTTAGTTCTGTTCTTCCTTCACTACCTTCAACACCGGCTCCCACAAATTCAATGGGCCTGCCAAAGAGCTATTCTGC ACCTCTTCAGACAACACtaaggaaaaatgtaaatattgtaaggTTCACACCGCAAGATCAAATTcgtgaaaataaagatttagtGGTACGGGAGTTAGAAAATAAACTCTCCTTTAGAGAAGAAGCACCACTACGacaacag gaataTAAAATATCCAGTTTTGAGCAGAGGCTAATGAATGAGATAGAGTTTCGCTTGGAACGCACCCCAGTGGATGAATCAGATGATGAAGTGGAGCATGATGAGATCCCTACAGGAAAATGTATTGCACCTATCTTTGATCGCAGGCTGAAACACTTTCGTGTTGTAGAAGGTGCATCGGTCACATTCACATGTAAAGTTGTTGGAATACCGATACCTAAA GTATACTGGTTTAAAGATGGAAAGCAGATTTCAAAGAAAAATGAACACTGTAAAATGAGGAGAGAAGCAGATGGAACCTGTTCTTTGCATATAGAATATGCCAATAATGACGATGACGGAAACTATACAATAATGGCTGCAAATCCCCAG gGAAGAATCAGCTGCTCTGGACATTTGCTTGTACAGACAGTTCCTATACGCAATCGCTCAATTCCTACTGTACTGGCTCATAG GGTGCGGCCGCGTCAGCCAGAAGTAGAGAATGAATCAGTACAAGAGCGGTGTTTCAGGCCGTACTTTCTCCAAGCCCCTGGAGATATGGTGGCACATGAAGGCCGTTTATGCAGATTAGACTGCAAG GTAAGTGGTCTTCCACCGCCTGACATAATGTGGCTTCTTAATGGAAGACCCGTCTCACCAGATGCCACTCACAAAATGTTGGTCAGAGAGAATGGAATTCACTCACTTCTCATTGATCCTCTCTCACAAGCTGATGCTGGAACATATACCTGCATTGCAACCAATAAGACAGGACAAAACTCATTCAGCTTAGAGCTGAGTGTGATGG CAAAGGAAGTGCAGAGAGCGCCTGTATTTTTGGAGAAGCTGCAGAACTGTGGGGTGCCAGAGGGTCACCCAGTAAGGTTGGAGAGTCGAGTTATTGGGATGCCTCCTCCAGTTTTCTACTGGAAGAAAGACAATGAAACCATTCCAGCCCACAGACAAAGGATAGG TATGCACCAGGATGCCACGGGCTATGTGTGCCTCCTCATCCAGCCAGCCAAAAAAGAGGACGCAGGGTGGTATACATTGTCAGCAAAGAACGAAGCAGGGATTGTGTCCTGTACCGCTAGACTTGACATCTATG CTCAATGGCACCAGCAGATTCCTCAGCCAATTAAAAAGATACGAATTCCGTCAAACCGCTACTCAACATTCTCTGCGCCAAGCCTGGATATTCTCCAGCCATACCCAACAGCAGAAACCCCGCTGAGTTTTATGTCTCCGGCCCGTGACGTAGTAGAGAGCGACGAGCTGTAA
- the MYPN gene encoding myopalladin isoform X1 gives MGQESSQPKEARDDMQDNNIEGSTSISQLLRESYLAETISHHENSLCSDKVDDIGGTDDFSDLSAFLSQEELDQSVHLARQSIDQDGKQKEVSAVIKCPPRDLKKQIKSPVKPPVNQHLSTDQEEQTNFRQEHVIKGTRTSGEDSKDTKRPQRINPYGSESESKKEFLNKAADFIEELSSLFKANSSKRIRPKTLKNRSRKRDLKSGTLEEDLSNYSSQSESRERPVCPPEETEIDTSVSEEPERSEAIGPESDKEALQTETNTASSFYLEETIGQPPNFIQKLKSREVTEGSRVQLDCIVVGIPAPDVRWFCEGKELENSPYIQIHKTGDLNTLVITEAFEEDTGRYSCFASNIYGTDSTSAEIYVEGASSSDSESDSGKTDMDQSQAEHLSSVTPEIPKEAVRHEITVPITVVQNVQPTVMQPSSNTYLQGLDGRPIMAAPVFTKTLQDIMASEGQLVVFESRVKGSPSPKVEWYREGTLIEDSPDFRILQKKPRSMAEPEEICTLVIAEVFSEDSGMFTCTASNKYGTTSSTAQLTVKGSNETTNKPPITISTINIDAFRREPLPATPPPPPPPPPVVEPPLKPKLEGVLVNHNEPRPSSKIGLRVHFKLPEDDKGSESSSDDGFITAKNYGSNNQDMFNGQSNAAFALKEPPPVFAKPKLDPMKLQQLHNQVINEQQFQPPSPNSPERDPPLNSAGQNSVSPYMYARPQQNLVKTDPVNAYPAPPANTVLQTRPWTVGTQNTTSSYPEFVPLLSSAGQAPFGPPDSVVSSSLSTLPSKNNFQAQTVLPTPVSPPRIQNPVAFLSSVLPSLPSTPAPTNSMGLPKSYSAPLQTTLRKNVNIVRFTPQDQIRENKDLVVRELENKLSFREEAPLRQQEYKISSFEQRLMNEIEFRLERTPVDESDDEVEHDEIPTGKCIAPIFDRRLKHFRVVEGASVTFTCKVVGIPIPKVYWFKDGKQISKKNEHCKMRREADGTCSLHIEYANNDDDGNYTIMAANPQGRISCSGHLLVQTVPIRNRSIPTVLAHRVRPRQPEVENESVQERCFRPYFLQAPGDMVAHEGRLCRLDCKVSGLPPPDIMWLLNGRPVSPDATHKMLVRENGIHSLLIDPLSQADAGTYTCIATNKTGQNSFSLELSVMAKEVQRAPVFLEKLQNCGVPEGHPVRLESRVIGMPPPVFYWKKDNETIPAHRQRIGMHQDATGYVCLLIQPAKKEDAGWYTLSAKNEAGIVSCTARLDIYAQWHQQIPQPIKKIRIPSNRYSTFSAPSLDILQPYPTAETPLSFMSPARDVVESDEL, from the exons CATGCAAGACAATAATATAGAAGGCTCTACATCAATTTCTCAGCTTCTGAGAGAGAGCTACCTAGCTGAAACTATATCACATCACGAAAACAGTCTCTGCTCTGACAAAGTTGATGATATAGGGGGAACAGATGACTTTTCTGATCTTTCTGCCTTCCTCAGCCAGGAGGAATTAGACCAAAGTGTTCATTTGGCAAGACAGTCGATTGACCAGGATGGGAAACAAAAAGAAGTGTCAGCTGTTATTAAATGTCCcccaagagatttaaaaaaacaaatcaaatctcCTGTAAAACCACCAGTAAACCAGCATCTATCCACTGACCAAGAAGAACAGACTAACTTTAGGCAAGAACATGTTATAAAGGGTACAAGAACCTCTGGAGAAGACAGTAAAGACACAAAAAGGCCACAAAGGATCAACCCTTATGGGAGTGAGTCAGAGTCTAAGAAAGAGTTTCTAAATAAAGCAGCAGACTTCATAGAAGAGCTTTCTTCACTATTTAAAGCCAACAGTTCCAAACGGATAAGGCCTAAGACATTAAAAAATCGAAGTAGAAAACGTGATCTAAAAAGTGGAACTCTTGAAGAAGACCTCTCTAATTACTCCAGCCAGTCAGAAAGCCGAGAGAGGCCTGTCTGTCCACCAGAGGAAACAGAAATAGATACATCTGTCTCTGAAGAACCCGAGAGATCAGAAGCCATAGGACCAGAAAGTGATAAGGAGGCTTTGCAAACTGAAACCAACACAGCTTCCTCTTTTTATTTGGAAGAGACTATTGGGCAGCCTCCAAATTTTATTCAGAAATTAAAAAGTAGGGAAGTTACAGAAGGAAGCAGAGTACAACTGGACTGCATTGTGGTTGGAATTCCAGCTCCAGATGTAAG GTGGTTTTGTGAAGGGAAGGAACTTGAAAACTCTCCATATATTCAAATCCACAAAACAGGGGATCTGAACACTTTAGTTATCACTGAGGCATTTGAAGAGGACACTGGACGTTATTCCTGTTTTGcatcaaatatttatggaacagATTCAACATCTGCAGAGATTTATGTAGAAG GAGCATCATCCTCTGATTCTGAAAGTGACTCGGGCAAGACTGACATGGATCA GTCACAAGCTGAACATCTGTCATCAGTTACTCCAGAGATACCAAAGGAAGCTGTTCGCCACGAAATAACGGTTCCTATCACAGTTGTACAAAATGTACAACCAACAGTAATGCAGCCG aGCTCAAATACATACCTACAAGGACTGGATGGAAGACCAATAATGGCTGCCCCTGTTTTTACCAAG ACATTGCAGGACATAATGGCCTCTGAGGGCCAGTTAGTTGTGTTCGAAAGCAGAGTCAAGGGATCTCCTTCTCCCAAGGTGGAATGGTACAGAGAAGGAACTCTGATTGAAGATTCTCCAGACTTTCGAATTCTGCAGAAAA AACCTCGATCTATGGCAGAACCAG AAGAGATATGCACTTTAGTCATTGCAGAAGTCTTCTCTGAAGATTCAGGCATGTTTACATGTACAGCAAGCAACAAATACGGAACCACTTCAAGCACTGCCCAATTGACAGTGAAAG GTTCCAATGAAACTACTAACAAACCTCCCATAACCATAAGCACAATCAACATTGATGCTTTTAGACGGGAACCGTTGCCAGCAACTCCGCCACCTCCACCTCCACCACCACCGGTGGTTGAACCACCTCTAAAACCCAAGTTGGAGGGAGTTCTAGTGAACCACAATGAACCAAGACCAAGTTCCAAAATTGGTTTAAGAGTTCATTTCAAGCTGCCTGAAGATGACAAAGGAAGTGAAAGTTCATCTGATGATGGTTTTATTACTGCAAAGAACTATGGGTCAAATAATCAGGATATGTTTAATGGTCAATCAAACGCAGCATTTGCTTTAAAGGAGCCACCACCAGTATTTGCTAAGCCTAAACT agatCCAATGAAATTACAACAGCTGCATAATCAAGTAATAAATGAGCAGCAGTTTCAACCTCCATCTCCAAATTCCCCAGAAAGAGATCCCCCACTGAATTCAGCTGGCCAAAATTCTGTGTCACCTTATATGTATGCTCGTCCTCAGCAGAATTTGGTGAAAACAGATCCAGTAAATGCATACCCAGCACCTCCAGCCAACACAGTTTTACAGACCAGGCCATGGACAGTTGGCACTCAGAATACCACCAGCAGTTACCCTGAGTTTGTACCACTTTTGTCCTCTGCTGGACAAGCACCATTCGGTCCTCCAGATTCAGTGGTATCTTCATCGCTTTCTACATTGCCTAGCAAGAACAATTTCCAAGCACAAACTGTATTACCAACCCCTGTCTCTCCTCCACGCATTCAAAATCCTGTCGCCTTTCTTAGTTCTGTTCTTCCTTCACTACCTTCAACACCGGCTCCCACAAATTCAATGGGCCTGCCAAAGAGCTATTCTGC ACCTCTTCAGACAACACtaaggaaaaatgtaaatattgtaaggTTCACACCGCAAGATCAAATTcgtgaaaataaagatttagtGGTACGGGAGTTAGAAAATAAACTCTCCTTTAGAGAAGAAGCACCACTACGacaacag gaataTAAAATATCCAGTTTTGAGCAGAGGCTAATGAATGAGATAGAGTTTCGCTTGGAACGCACCCCAGTGGATGAATCAGATGATGAAGTGGAGCATGATGAGATCCCTACAGGAAAATGTATTGCACCTATCTTTGATCGCAGGCTGAAACACTTTCGTGTTGTAGAAGGTGCATCGGTCACATTCACATGTAAAGTTGTTGGAATACCGATACCTAAA GTATACTGGTTTAAAGATGGAAAGCAGATTTCAAAGAAAAATGAACACTGTAAAATGAGGAGAGAAGCAGATGGAACCTGTTCTTTGCATATAGAATATGCCAATAATGACGATGACGGAAACTATACAATAATGGCTGCAAATCCCCAG gGAAGAATCAGCTGCTCTGGACATTTGCTTGTACAGACAGTTCCTATACGCAATCGCTCAATTCCTACTGTACTGGCTCATAG GGTGCGGCCGCGTCAGCCAGAAGTAGAGAATGAATCAGTACAAGAGCGGTGTTTCAGGCCGTACTTTCTCCAAGCCCCTGGAGATATGGTGGCACATGAAGGCCGTTTATGCAGATTAGACTGCAAG GTAAGTGGTCTTCCACCGCCTGACATAATGTGGCTTCTTAATGGAAGACCCGTCTCACCAGATGCCACTCACAAAATGTTGGTCAGAGAGAATGGAATTCACTCACTTCTCATTGATCCTCTCTCACAAGCTGATGCTGGAACATATACCTGCATTGCAACCAATAAGACAGGACAAAACTCATTCAGCTTAGAGCTGAGTGTGATGG CAAAGGAAGTGCAGAGAGCGCCTGTATTTTTGGAGAAGCTGCAGAACTGTGGGGTGCCAGAGGGTCACCCAGTAAGGTTGGAGAGTCGAGTTATTGGGATGCCTCCTCCAGTTTTCTACTGGAAGAAAGACAATGAAACCATTCCAGCCCACAGACAAAGGATAGG TATGCACCAGGATGCCACGGGCTATGTGTGCCTCCTCATCCAGCCAGCCAAAAAAGAGGACGCAGGGTGGTATACATTGTCAGCAAAGAACGAAGCAGGGATTGTGTCCTGTACCGCTAGACTTGACATCTATG CTCAATGGCACCAGCAGATTCCTCAGCCAATTAAAAAGATACGAATTCCGTCAAACCGCTACTCAACATTCTCTGCGCCAAGCCTGGATATTCTCCAGCCATACCCAACAGCAGAAACCCCGCTGAGTTTTATGTCTCCGGCCCGTGACGTAGTAGAGAGCGACGAGCTGTAA
- the ATOH7 gene encoding transcription factor ATOH7 — MKSDVPLSPTDSSDGCQGQSKGCLLGCMPGRVEGSTKRRLAANARERRRMQGLNTAFDSLRKVVPQWGEDKKLSKYETLQMALSYIMALNRILTEAERYRDGGDWSASQQYEQLQQDCQGYLGLASPNDCDHFISQTFSH, encoded by the coding sequence ATGAAATCAGATGTGCCATTGTCTCCTACAGATTCCAGTGATGGGTGCCAAGGACAGTCCAAGGGATGTCTTCTGGGATGCATGCCAGGCAGAGTGGAAGGGTCAACCAAGAGGAGGCTGGCAGCCAATGCCAGGGAGAGGAGGAGGATGCAAGGGCTCAACACAGCTTTTGATAGCCTGAGAAAGGTTGTACCACAGTGGGGAGAAGACAAGAAGCTGTCCAAGTATGAGACCCTACAGATGGCTCTGAGTTATATCATGGCACTCAACAGGATCCTAACAGAGGCAGAGAGATACAGGGATGGAGGGGACTGGTCTGCTTCTCAGCAATATGAACAGCTTCAACAGGACTGTCAGGGCTACCTGGGACTGGCTTCTCCAAATGACTGTGATCACtttatttcacaaactttttCCCACTAG
- the MYPN gene encoding myopalladin isoform X2, with protein sequence MQDNNIEGSTSISQLLRESYLAETISHHENSLCSDKVDDIGGTDDFSDLSAFLSQEELDQSVHLARQSIDQDGKQKEVSAVIKCPPRDLKKQIKSPVKPPVNQHLSTDQEEQTNFRQEHVIKGTRTSGEDSKDTKRPQRINPYGSESESKKEFLNKAADFIEELSSLFKANSSKRIRPKTLKNRSRKRDLKSGTLEEDLSNYSSQSESRERPVCPPEETEIDTSVSEEPERSEAIGPESDKEALQTETNTASSFYLEETIGQPPNFIQKLKSREVTEGSRVQLDCIVVGIPAPDVRWFCEGKELENSPYIQIHKTGDLNTLVITEAFEEDTGRYSCFASNIYGTDSTSAEIYVEGASSSDSESDSGKTDMDQSQAEHLSSVTPEIPKEAVRHEITVPITVVQNVQPTVMQPSSNTYLQGLDGRPIMAAPVFTKTLQDIMASEGQLVVFESRVKGSPSPKVEWYREGTLIEDSPDFRILQKKPRSMAEPEEICTLVIAEVFSEDSGMFTCTASNKYGTTSSTAQLTVKGSNETTNKPPITISTINIDAFRREPLPATPPPPPPPPPVVEPPLKPKLEGVLVNHNEPRPSSKIGLRVHFKLPEDDKGSESSSDDGFITAKNYGSNNQDMFNGQSNAAFALKEPPPVFAKPKLDPMKLQQLHNQVINEQQFQPPSPNSPERDPPLNSAGQNSVSPYMYARPQQNLVKTDPVNAYPAPPANTVLQTRPWTVGTQNTTSSYPEFVPLLSSAGQAPFGPPDSVVSSSLSTLPSKNNFQAQTVLPTPVSPPRIQNPVAFLSSVLPSLPSTPAPTNSMGLPKSYSAPLQTTLRKNVNIVRFTPQDQIRENKDLVVRELENKLSFREEAPLRQQEYKISSFEQRLMNEIEFRLERTPVDESDDEVEHDEIPTGKCIAPIFDRRLKHFRVVEGASVTFTCKVVGIPIPKVYWFKDGKQISKKNEHCKMRREADGTCSLHIEYANNDDDGNYTIMAANPQGRISCSGHLLVQTVPIRNRSIPTVLAHRVRPRQPEVENESVQERCFRPYFLQAPGDMVAHEGRLCRLDCKVSGLPPPDIMWLLNGRPVSPDATHKMLVRENGIHSLLIDPLSQADAGTYTCIATNKTGQNSFSLELSVMAKEVQRAPVFLEKLQNCGVPEGHPVRLESRVIGMPPPVFYWKKDNETIPAHRQRIGMHQDATGYVCLLIQPAKKEDAGWYTLSAKNEAGIVSCTARLDIYAQWHQQIPQPIKKIRIPSNRYSTFSAPSLDILQPYPTAETPLSFMSPARDVVESDEL encoded by the exons ATGCAAGACAATAATATAGAAGGCTCTACATCAATTTCTCAGCTTCTGAGAGAGAGCTACCTAGCTGAAACTATATCACATCACGAAAACAGTCTCTGCTCTGACAAAGTTGATGATATAGGGGGAACAGATGACTTTTCTGATCTTTCTGCCTTCCTCAGCCAGGAGGAATTAGACCAAAGTGTTCATTTGGCAAGACAGTCGATTGACCAGGATGGGAAACAAAAAGAAGTGTCAGCTGTTATTAAATGTCCcccaagagatttaaaaaaacaaatcaaatctcCTGTAAAACCACCAGTAAACCAGCATCTATCCACTGACCAAGAAGAACAGACTAACTTTAGGCAAGAACATGTTATAAAGGGTACAAGAACCTCTGGAGAAGACAGTAAAGACACAAAAAGGCCACAAAGGATCAACCCTTATGGGAGTGAGTCAGAGTCTAAGAAAGAGTTTCTAAATAAAGCAGCAGACTTCATAGAAGAGCTTTCTTCACTATTTAAAGCCAACAGTTCCAAACGGATAAGGCCTAAGACATTAAAAAATCGAAGTAGAAAACGTGATCTAAAAAGTGGAACTCTTGAAGAAGACCTCTCTAATTACTCCAGCCAGTCAGAAAGCCGAGAGAGGCCTGTCTGTCCACCAGAGGAAACAGAAATAGATACATCTGTCTCTGAAGAACCCGAGAGATCAGAAGCCATAGGACCAGAAAGTGATAAGGAGGCTTTGCAAACTGAAACCAACACAGCTTCCTCTTTTTATTTGGAAGAGACTATTGGGCAGCCTCCAAATTTTATTCAGAAATTAAAAAGTAGGGAAGTTACAGAAGGAAGCAGAGTACAACTGGACTGCATTGTGGTTGGAATTCCAGCTCCAGATGTAAG GTGGTTTTGTGAAGGGAAGGAACTTGAAAACTCTCCATATATTCAAATCCACAAAACAGGGGATCTGAACACTTTAGTTATCACTGAGGCATTTGAAGAGGACACTGGACGTTATTCCTGTTTTGcatcaaatatttatggaacagATTCAACATCTGCAGAGATTTATGTAGAAG GAGCATCATCCTCTGATTCTGAAAGTGACTCGGGCAAGACTGACATGGATCA GTCACAAGCTGAACATCTGTCATCAGTTACTCCAGAGATACCAAAGGAAGCTGTTCGCCACGAAATAACGGTTCCTATCACAGTTGTACAAAATGTACAACCAACAGTAATGCAGCCG aGCTCAAATACATACCTACAAGGACTGGATGGAAGACCAATAATGGCTGCCCCTGTTTTTACCAAG ACATTGCAGGACATAATGGCCTCTGAGGGCCAGTTAGTTGTGTTCGAAAGCAGAGTCAAGGGATCTCCTTCTCCCAAGGTGGAATGGTACAGAGAAGGAACTCTGATTGAAGATTCTCCAGACTTTCGAATTCTGCAGAAAA AACCTCGATCTATGGCAGAACCAG AAGAGATATGCACTTTAGTCATTGCAGAAGTCTTCTCTGAAGATTCAGGCATGTTTACATGTACAGCAAGCAACAAATACGGAACCACTTCAAGCACTGCCCAATTGACAGTGAAAG GTTCCAATGAAACTACTAACAAACCTCCCATAACCATAAGCACAATCAACATTGATGCTTTTAGACGGGAACCGTTGCCAGCAACTCCGCCACCTCCACCTCCACCACCACCGGTGGTTGAACCACCTCTAAAACCCAAGTTGGAGGGAGTTCTAGTGAACCACAATGAACCAAGACCAAGTTCCAAAATTGGTTTAAGAGTTCATTTCAAGCTGCCTGAAGATGACAAAGGAAGTGAAAGTTCATCTGATGATGGTTTTATTACTGCAAAGAACTATGGGTCAAATAATCAGGATATGTTTAATGGTCAATCAAACGCAGCATTTGCTTTAAAGGAGCCACCACCAGTATTTGCTAAGCCTAAACT agatCCAATGAAATTACAACAGCTGCATAATCAAGTAATAAATGAGCAGCAGTTTCAACCTCCATCTCCAAATTCCCCAGAAAGAGATCCCCCACTGAATTCAGCTGGCCAAAATTCTGTGTCACCTTATATGTATGCTCGTCCTCAGCAGAATTTGGTGAAAACAGATCCAGTAAATGCATACCCAGCACCTCCAGCCAACACAGTTTTACAGACCAGGCCATGGACAGTTGGCACTCAGAATACCACCAGCAGTTACCCTGAGTTTGTACCACTTTTGTCCTCTGCTGGACAAGCACCATTCGGTCCTCCAGATTCAGTGGTATCTTCATCGCTTTCTACATTGCCTAGCAAGAACAATTTCCAAGCACAAACTGTATTACCAACCCCTGTCTCTCCTCCACGCATTCAAAATCCTGTCGCCTTTCTTAGTTCTGTTCTTCCTTCACTACCTTCAACACCGGCTCCCACAAATTCAATGGGCCTGCCAAAGAGCTATTCTGC ACCTCTTCAGACAACACtaaggaaaaatgtaaatattgtaaggTTCACACCGCAAGATCAAATTcgtgaaaataaagatttagtGGTACGGGAGTTAGAAAATAAACTCTCCTTTAGAGAAGAAGCACCACTACGacaacag gaataTAAAATATCCAGTTTTGAGCAGAGGCTAATGAATGAGATAGAGTTTCGCTTGGAACGCACCCCAGTGGATGAATCAGATGATGAAGTGGAGCATGATGAGATCCCTACAGGAAAATGTATTGCACCTATCTTTGATCGCAGGCTGAAACACTTTCGTGTTGTAGAAGGTGCATCGGTCACATTCACATGTAAAGTTGTTGGAATACCGATACCTAAA GTATACTGGTTTAAAGATGGAAAGCAGATTTCAAAGAAAAATGAACACTGTAAAATGAGGAGAGAAGCAGATGGAACCTGTTCTTTGCATATAGAATATGCCAATAATGACGATGACGGAAACTATACAATAATGGCTGCAAATCCCCAG gGAAGAATCAGCTGCTCTGGACATTTGCTTGTACAGACAGTTCCTATACGCAATCGCTCAATTCCTACTGTACTGGCTCATAG GGTGCGGCCGCGTCAGCCAGAAGTAGAGAATGAATCAGTACAAGAGCGGTGTTTCAGGCCGTACTTTCTCCAAGCCCCTGGAGATATGGTGGCACATGAAGGCCGTTTATGCAGATTAGACTGCAAG GTAAGTGGTCTTCCACCGCCTGACATAATGTGGCTTCTTAATGGAAGACCCGTCTCACCAGATGCCACTCACAAAATGTTGGTCAGAGAGAATGGAATTCACTCACTTCTCATTGATCCTCTCTCACAAGCTGATGCTGGAACATATACCTGCATTGCAACCAATAAGACAGGACAAAACTCATTCAGCTTAGAGCTGAGTGTGATGG CAAAGGAAGTGCAGAGAGCGCCTGTATTTTTGGAGAAGCTGCAGAACTGTGGGGTGCCAGAGGGTCACCCAGTAAGGTTGGAGAGTCGAGTTATTGGGATGCCTCCTCCAGTTTTCTACTGGAAGAAAGACAATGAAACCATTCCAGCCCACAGACAAAGGATAGG TATGCACCAGGATGCCACGGGCTATGTGTGCCTCCTCATCCAGCCAGCCAAAAAAGAGGACGCAGGGTGGTATACATTGTCAGCAAAGAACGAAGCAGGGATTGTGTCCTGTACCGCTAGACTTGACATCTATG CTCAATGGCACCAGCAGATTCCTCAGCCAATTAAAAAGATACGAATTCCGTCAAACCGCTACTCAACATTCTCTGCGCCAAGCCTGGATATTCTCCAGCCATACCCAACAGCAGAAACCCCGCTGAGTTTTATGTCTCCGGCCCGTGACGTAGTAGAGAGCGACGAGCTGTAA